From the genome of Sulfurovum sp. NBC37-1, one region includes:
- a CDS encoding radical SAM protein gives MNNIIFGPIHSRRFGKSLGVDLSPGKKQCNFDCLYCELDPAKTMAGQDEVLRVEEIIDAIKKGLQEHKDIDFLTITANGEPTLYPHLSELIDEINKIKGHTKTLILSNAATIDDPKVQDALLKLDEVKLSLDCATQKCLKKLDRSHSGIDVEKIKVGMLTFKKRYLGPLVIEILIVKTLNDSQEEIAKLNEFLLKLRPTRIDIGTIDRPPAFDVKPVSYEELLKISHFFDSSLPVYIASRKKTDASPESYSYEEILETLSKRPLTQEDIEVLFDEESQKRVENLLHKHKIKLVETNGVKFYKKV, from the coding sequence ATGAACAACATCATCTTCGGACCAATCCACTCCCGCCGTTTTGGTAAATCGCTCGGTGTGGACCTTAGCCCGGGCAAAAAGCAGTGCAATTTTGACTGTCTCTACTGTGAGCTTGACCCTGCAAAGACCATGGCGGGGCAGGATGAGGTACTGCGTGTCGAAGAGATCATTGATGCCATCAAAAAAGGATTGCAGGAACATAAAGATATTGATTTTCTGACCATCACAGCAAACGGCGAACCTACACTGTATCCTCACCTTTCAGAGCTGATAGATGAGATCAACAAGATCAAAGGCCATACCAAAACACTCATCCTGAGCAATGCTGCAACCATTGACGACCCGAAAGTACAGGATGCCCTGCTGAAGCTCGATGAGGTCAAGCTCTCCCTGGACTGTGCTACTCAGAAGTGCCTCAAAAAGCTGGACCGTTCCCATTCCGGTATCGATGTAGAAAAGATCAAAGTGGGGATGCTGACATTCAAAAAAAGGTACCTTGGACCGCTTGTCATAGAGATACTTATCGTCAAGACACTCAATGACTCCCAAGAGGAGATAGCCAAGCTTAATGAGTTCCTTTTGAAACTTCGACCGACCCGCATCGACATAGGCACTATAGACAGACCTCCGGCATTTGATGTCAAGCCTGTCAGCTATGAAGAACTCCTGAAGATCAGCCATTTCTTCGACAGCAGCCTGCCGGTCTACATCGCCTCACGCAAAAAAACAGATGCTTCCCCGGAGAGCTACTCCTATGAAGAGATACTCGAAACCCTTTCCAAACGTCCTTTGACACAGGAAGATATAGAAGTACTTTTTGATGAAGAGAGCCAAAAACGGGTTGAAAATCTTCTGCATAAACACAAAATCAAGCTTGTAGAGACAAATGGTGTAAAATTTTACAAAAAAGTTTAA
- a CDS encoding HipA domain-containing protein, with product MNKLPVHLNNSAIGTLSIEGKDERYQFEYTDEWKALGYEISPHLTFNEPISSGVIKRFLENLLPEGKGLDDLTSFTHISKNNIFGLIQTMGFETSGALRFGGTDKDATPLFRPITEIELTQRIDEIESKSIIIWDKKQRLSLAGVQEKLPVLLKDGELELADGALSSTHILKFQTKRNENIVINEYFCMSLAKTAGLNVAEVSLRKYGEHPVLVVERFDRVISGDTVKRVHIIDGCQMLDLPSSYKYERNFGSGRDVENIREGASFAKLFEATDLCEIPATAKLQLLDWAIYTLIIGNADAHGKNISFFVNKSGITVAPYYDMLSIIMHEGIDHELAMACGDEFDADKILGYPLRAFAEETGLNPRLVSTRIKIVCKNVQNALDSHKIDMTLFTNKEKVFTDELQLLVLKRIDALLLSADEMLKVSYA from the coding sequence ATGAATAAACTTCCTGTACATTTGAATAACTCAGCGATAGGAACGCTCAGTATTGAAGGAAAAGATGAACGCTACCAATTTGAATATACAGATGAATGGAAAGCGTTGGGTTATGAGATCTCCCCTCACCTCACCTTCAATGAACCTATCTCATCGGGAGTCATCAAAAGGTTTCTTGAAAATCTGCTTCCTGAAGGAAAAGGACTGGATGATCTAACTTCCTTTACGCATATCTCTAAAAACAATATCTTCGGACTTATCCAGACTATGGGGTTTGAGACTTCCGGTGCACTGCGCTTTGGTGGAACAGATAAAGATGCAACTCCCCTATTCCGTCCTATTACAGAGATAGAACTCACACAGCGCATTGATGAGATAGAGAGTAAAAGTATTATCATCTGGGATAAAAAACAAAGGCTCAGTCTTGCCGGGGTTCAGGAAAAACTACCTGTGCTGCTCAAAGACGGAGAATTGGAACTGGCAGACGGAGCGCTCAGCTCTACACACATTCTAAAATTCCAGACTAAAAGAAATGAAAATATTGTCATTAACGAATACTTCTGTATGTCTCTTGCCAAAACAGCCGGATTAAACGTCGCAGAAGTAAGTTTACGAAAGTATGGTGAGCACCCTGTACTTGTGGTGGAACGTTTTGACAGGGTAATAAGTGGTGATACCGTTAAAAGAGTGCACATTATAGATGGCTGCCAAATGTTAGACCTGCCTTCCTCTTACAAGTATGAAAGAAACTTCGGTTCCGGTCGTGATGTAGAGAACATAAGAGAAGGTGCCAGCTTTGCTAAACTCTTCGAAGCAACAGATCTCTGTGAAATCCCTGCCACTGCAAAACTACAACTTCTTGACTGGGCAATCTATACGCTTATCATAGGTAATGCAGATGCACACGGTAAGAACATTTCATTCTTTGTTAACAAGTCAGGCATCACGGTAGCCCCTTATTATGATATGCTCTCCATCATTATGCATGAAGGTATTGACCATGAACTGGCAATGGCATGCGGAGATGAGTTTGATGCAGACAAGATACTGGGTTATCCTCTTAGAGCATTTGCAGAGGAGACAGGATTGAATCCCAGGCTTGTTTCTACACGTATAAAAATTGTATGCAAAAATGTACAAAACGCTCTGGATAGCCATAAGATTGATATGACGCTTTTTACAAATAAGGAGAAAGTGTTTACAGATGAGCTTCAGCTGCTTGTATTAAAGAGGATAGATGCTTTGCTATTGTCTGCTGATGAAATGTTGAAGGTGAGTTATGCGTAG
- a CDS encoding helix-turn-helix domain-containing protein: MSKGKQVKPLPSPDLNQALSLELIGKAIKARRTQQRLDTKTAAMLCDVSVVTLSKIENASKGVRMDSVLKVMAALGIKMHISPWESEDE; this comes from the coding sequence ATGTCTAAAGGCAAACAGGTAAAACCCCTACCCTCACCGGATCTGAATCAGGCACTTTCCCTCGAACTCATAGGGAAAGCCATTAAAGCCCGACGTACCCAACAAAGGCTTGATACCAAAACAGCAGCGATGCTTTGTGATGTATCGGTCGTGACACTCAGCAAGATCGAAAATGCTTCTAAAGGTGTACGTATGGACTCTGTGCTCAAAGTTATGGCGGCACTGGGTATTAAAATGCACATAAGCCCTTGGGAGAGTGAGGATGAATAA
- a CDS encoding 3'-5' exonuclease — protein MTPTLYFVDVESTGVDLKNDRLIQLAFLKVQGDKIEAFNDLCYTDIEMNDTVVAIHNITNAMLEDKYWPYETDAFIELEKGNSPANYFIAHGNELDVAMLEHEELILEMQKVDTDKCARLLLKEAGSYKLEDLITRYKLTQKAEAIAKQIGLSNLDAHDALSDALWHYVLFEELLERVEGGIDALVSLTAEPMMLEKITFGKYKGKSFEEVFQKSPLDLVWMYANMAADWPDLDYTLEHWLKQKEFFWNKAQKERKEAEQLRF, from the coding sequence ATGACCCCCACACTCTATTTTGTTGACGTAGAATCGACAGGTGTTGACCTGAAGAACGACAGGCTCATTCAGCTTGCCTTCCTAAAAGTTCAGGGTGACAAAATAGAAGCGTTCAATGACCTCTGCTATACCGATATAGAGATGAACGATACGGTGGTAGCTATACACAACATCACTAACGCCATGCTCGAAGACAAATACTGGCCCTATGAGACGGATGCATTCATAGAACTTGAAAAAGGGAACAGCCCTGCCAACTATTTCATTGCGCATGGTAATGAACTTGATGTTGCCATGCTGGAGCATGAAGAGCTTATATTGGAGATGCAGAAGGTCGATACGGACAAGTGTGCCAGACTGCTCTTGAAAGAGGCGGGCAGTTATAAACTGGAAGACCTCATTACCCGGTACAAGCTGACCCAAAAAGCAGAAGCCATCGCAAAACAGATCGGCTTAAGCAATCTTGATGCGCATGATGCACTCAGTGATGCTTTATGGCATTATGTTCTTTTTGAAGAGCTGTTGGAAAGGGTGGAGGGAGGCATTGATGCTTTAGTTTCACTTACTGCTGAACCTATGATGCTTGAAAAAATTACTTTTGGTAAATACAAGGGTAAGAGCTTTGAAGAGGTATTTCAAAAGTCTCCTCTCGATCTAGTCTGGATGTATGCCAATATGGCAGCAGACTGGCCGGACCTGGACTATACGCTTGAACATTGGCTAAAACAGAAAGAATTCTTCTGGAATAAGGCACAGAAAGAGAGAAAAGAAGCGGAACAACTTCGGTTCTGA
- a CDS encoding RsiV family protein, whose product MKRKMLSYITVAFMIAMGTNAYADYTVDTAKTYRVGTKKLLRFTDTKEEDGKACEAYSYITPSQRLQLIRHREFMLGDILSDTLSVPPVDETYLVETNLTECRMEDVHVSEYNYEESLEYLGENIATIEVSQYQYGAGAAHGNGNNSHYVYDRDYGMRLDWEELFGHSMAFDLYVLKRVVKEIADEGFLSHFKVTEQLLNFRQPGYFAITDEGLLIQYGKYEIAPGSSGLPSFVVPKKVLKKYMEREMYEKCFLNRQQMLSRAMHDF is encoded by the coding sequence ATGAAAAGGAAAATGCTTTCATATATCACTGTTGCTTTTATGATAGCTATGGGGACCAATGCGTATGCAGATTACACCGTTGATACGGCAAAAACTTACAGAGTCGGCACGAAAAAACTCCTCCGCTTTACCGACACAAAAGAGGAAGACGGCAAAGCCTGCGAAGCATACAGCTATATCACCCCTTCACAGAGACTACAGCTGATCAGACACCGGGAGTTCATGCTCGGAGACATCCTCAGCGATACACTTTCTGTTCCGCCGGTAGATGAAACGTATCTGGTAGAGACCAATCTGACGGAATGCAGGATGGAAGATGTGCATGTCAGCGAATACAACTATGAAGAGAGCCTCGAGTACCTGGGTGAAAATATCGCCACTATAGAAGTTTCGCAGTACCAGTACGGCGCGGGGGCGGCTCACGGAAACGGGAATAACTCCCATTACGTTTACGACAGGGACTATGGCATGCGCCTTGACTGGGAAGAGCTGTTCGGCCACAGTATGGCATTTGATCTGTATGTGCTCAAACGTGTGGTCAAAGAGATCGCCGATGAGGGTTTTCTCTCACACTTCAAAGTGACGGAACAGTTGCTGAACTTCAGGCAGCCTGGTTACTTCGCCATCACGGACGAAGGGCTTCTGATACAGTACGGCAAATACGAGATCGCACCGGGATCGTCCGGGCTTCCTTCTTTTGTCGTTCCAAAAAAGGTGCTTAAAAAGTATATGGAGCGGGAGATGTACGAGAAGTGCTTCTTGAACAGGCAGCAGATGCTTTCACGGGCGATGCATGACTTTTAG
- a CDS encoding lysozyme inhibitor LprI family protein, with protein sequence MLILSKKYTQIPNLFFFMIVFLSFGVNSYAETHCDMDAANKGIQSAMNICAAEDYHKANRLLNTTYKQLLDIHKKDKTFTSNLIVAQKAWIKFRDAEVKMILTYADQPGNYGSMNSLLWSMEMLSLTEQRIKVLQGYIKDGILDQPN encoded by the coding sequence TTGTTGATTTTAAGTAAAAAGTATACACAGATACCAAATCTTTTTTTCTTTATGATAGTATTTTTGAGTTTTGGTGTAAATTCTTATGCTGAAACACATTGTGATATGGATGCCGCCAATAAAGGTATTCAATCTGCCATGAATATATGTGCAGCTGAGGATTATCATAAAGCCAATAGGCTTTTAAATACTACATATAAGCAGTTGCTTGATATTCATAAGAAAGATAAAACTTTTACTTCTAACCTAATAGTCGCCCAAAAAGCCTGGATAAAGTTTAGAGATGCCGAAGTCAAAATGATACTAACATATGCAGATCAACCAGGAAACTATGGATCTATGAATTCCTTACTGTGGAGTATGGAAATGCTATCTTTAACAGAACAAAGGATCAAAGTACTTCAAGGATACATCAAAGACGGGATACTGGATCAGCCGAATTAG
- a CDS encoding transglycosylase SLT domain-containing protein, with amino-acid sequence MFLLTGILFAIILSGCGEPSLEKIKTKIVKVETPHGKYTTVNKSSGAYGKYQIMPKTAKHYTRKLNIPHREWKKPENQDKIFTALLEDNIKNLKKYGFKPDAFTVYGCHQQGATGFMCIMKNKNLSNKAYMRLRRNLPKKYKNVSKYELRRAWINYWKNKMRNV; translated from the coding sequence TTGTTTTTATTAACCGGAATTCTTTTTGCCATCATACTGTCAGGGTGCGGGGAGCCTTCACTTGAGAAGATCAAAACAAAGATCGTGAAAGTTGAAACACCCCATGGTAAATACACAACGGTAAACAAAAGTTCAGGTGCTTACGGGAAATACCAGATCATGCCGAAGACTGCAAAACATTACACCAGAAAACTCAATATACCTCACCGAGAATGGAAAAAACCAGAAAATCAGGACAAGATCTTTACAGCGCTACTGGAAGATAACATAAAAAACCTCAAAAAATACGGGTTCAAGCCGGATGCTTTTACCGTATATGGTTGTCATCAGCAGGGGGCGACAGGTTTTATGTGTATTATGAAAAATAAAAATCTTTCCAACAAAGCCTATATGCGACTTAGAAGAAATTTGCCAAAAAAATATAAAAATGTAAGTAAATACGAATTAAGAAGAGCGTGGATAAATTACTGGAAGAACAAAATGAGGAACGTGTAA
- a CDS encoding type II toxin-antitoxin system HipA family toxin, protein MNTQKLTIHLTQIKTQKVGTLAIKDRKIYFEYDKEFLKTGIELSPYKLSLKAGLQRCDDSPFEGLWGVFADSLPDGWGRLLMDRHLAGLGVNPHTLSPLDRLTYVGTHAMGALSYESEVEVGHLPEQIVLDELAEHSEEILEGSSDEMVDELLLLGGSSAGARPKVLVQLSDDKKQIIHGRQKLKEGFSHYMVKFASSTDSREIGAIEYVYARMAKEAGLEVPKTALLQGKNRSYFACERFDRVGDNRMHMHSVAGLTHSDFRYPTLDYDDLLSLTLHLTKNVQEQKKMYRLACFNLLSHNRDDHAKNFSFLMDEKGRWRLSPLYDATFSYGPGGEHSTMYLGNGKNPSKKELLELGKKHGIKEAAQIYEEVRYGVSRWQEIAKELDILKKTIETIEKNLKTLRV, encoded by the coding sequence GTGAATACTCAAAAACTAACCATCCACCTAACCCAAATAAAAACCCAAAAAGTAGGAACCCTAGCCATAAAAGATCGAAAGATCTATTTCGAATACGATAAAGAGTTCCTAAAAACAGGCATAGAACTTTCACCCTATAAACTCTCACTCAAAGCAGGACTACAAAGATGTGATGACAGTCCTTTTGAGGGGTTATGGGGTGTGTTTGCAGACTCTTTACCTGATGGGTGGGGAAGATTGTTGATGGATAGGCATCTAGCAGGGTTGGGAGTGAACCCGCATACTTTGAGTCCACTGGATAGACTGACCTATGTAGGCACGCATGCTATGGGAGCATTGAGTTATGAATCTGAGGTAGAGGTAGGGCATTTACCTGAACAGATAGTGCTGGATGAGTTGGCAGAGCATTCCGAAGAGATACTAGAGGGAAGTAGTGATGAGATGGTCGATGAGCTACTTCTTTTGGGAGGCTCGTCAGCAGGGGCAAGACCTAAGGTGTTGGTACAGCTCAGTGACGACAAAAAGCAGATCATTCATGGGCGACAAAAACTAAAAGAGGGTTTTTCTCACTATATGGTGAAATTTGCCTCCTCTACAGACAGCCGTGAGATAGGTGCTATAGAATATGTGTATGCACGTATGGCAAAAGAAGCTGGGCTTGAAGTACCAAAAACGGCACTGCTTCAAGGTAAGAACAGAAGCTACTTTGCCTGTGAGCGATTTGACAGAGTAGGAGACAACAGGATGCATATGCACTCTGTAGCAGGGCTGACGCATAGTGACTTCAGGTACCCGACACTTGACTATGATGACTTGCTAAGTCTGACACTACACCTCACCAAAAATGTACAAGAGCAAAAAAAGATGTACCGCCTGGCATGTTTCAACCTGCTCAGCCATAACCGTGATGACCATGCCAAGAACTTCTCCTTTCTCATGGATGAAAAAGGAAGATGGAGGCTCTCACCACTCTATGATGCCACTTTCTCCTACGGTCCCGGTGGCGAGCACAGCACGATGTATCTTGGAAATGGGAAAAACCCTTCCAAAAAAGAGTTGCTGGAGTTGGGCAAAAAGCATGGCATCAAAGAAGCAGCACAGATTTATGAGGAAGTACGTTACGGCGTAAGCAGATGGCAAGAGATAGCCAAAGAGTTGGATATCTTAAAAAAGACGATAGAGACTATAGAAAAGAACTTAAAAACATTGAGAGTATAA